In Taeniopygia guttata chromosome 24, bTaeGut7.mat, whole genome shotgun sequence, a single genomic region encodes these proteins:
- the BTG4 gene encoding protein BTG4 has product MKDEIAATVFFITKLVRREERLSKHKVEKFAAKLTTILFEKYKNHWYPENPSRGQAFRCIRINKHQARDPLLEQACVQSHLDFSLLGLPKEMTLWVDPFQVCCRYGERSRPFTVARFDGQENPELPQQISLAVGRAALDYHSSTSSDEESFSKEPRAIPTVSNPNSIYQFDFCKAPPQPWWPYLHRKPHLAEGSHFGQHRGHRSYRPTATFAGPRVDRYHWINTKR; this is encoded by the exons ATGAAGGATGAAATTGCTGCCACGGTTTTCTTCATCACCAAGCTggtgaggagggaggagaggctgagcaaGCACAAGGTGGAGAAGTTTGCAGCCAAGCTGACCACCATCCTGTTTGAAAAGTACAAAAATCACTGGTACCCAGAGAACCCCTCCCGAGGCCAGGCCTTCAG GTGCATCAGGATCAACAAGCACCAGGCCCGGGATCCCCTGCTGGAGCAGGCGTGTGTCCAGAGCCACCTGGACTTCAGCCTGCTGGGCTTGCCCAAGGAGATGACGCTGTGGGTGGATCCCTTCCAGGTGTGCTGCAG GTACGGGGAGAGGAGCCGGCCCTTCACCGTGGCACGCTTCGATGGGCAGGAGAACCCCGAGCTGCCCCAGCAGATCAGCCTGGCCGtgggcagggcagccctggactatcactccagcacctcctcGGATGAGGAGAGCTTCAGCAAGGAGCCCAGAGCCATCCCCACCGTCAGCAACCCCAACAGCATCTACCAG TTTGACTTCTGCAAGGCTCccccccagccctggtggccataCCTGCACAGGAAGCCCCACCTGGCCGAGGGCTCCCACTTTGGGCAGCACAGGGGCCACAGGAGCTACCGGCCCACGGCCACTTTCGCTGGCCCACGCGTGGACAGGTACCACTGGATCAACACCAAGAGGTAG